One window from the genome of Labeo rohita strain BAU-BD-2019 chromosome 10, IGBB_LRoh.1.0, whole genome shotgun sequence encodes:
- the rab38b gene encoding ras-related protein Rab-38 isoform X2 — translation MCIRRTPLTTERPSGWILRSKFSTGTQRQSGCSCGTSQERFGNMTRVYYREAMGALIVFDVNRPTTFEAVSKWKEDLDSKLILSNGQSIATVLLANKCDQNRDFLTNNSLKMDQYCKENGFVGWFETSAKDNININEAANFLVKHIIASENDILKSVVPDTISPQLSSDKEIPCSACFKP, via the exons ATGTGCATCAGACGTACTCCACTAACTACAGAGCGACCATCGGGGTGGATTTTGCGCTCAAAGTTCTCAACTGGGACTCAGAGACAGTCCGGCTGCAGCTGTGGGACATCGCAG GAGCGGTTCGGGAACATGACGCGGGTTTATTACCGGGAGGCCATGGGGGCGTTGATTGTTTTTGATGTTAACAGACCCACCACGTTTGAGGCTGTCTCCAAATGGAAGGAGGATCTGGActcaaaattaatactttctAATGGCCAGAGTATCGCCACAGTGCTCCTGGCCAATAAGTGTGACCAAAATAGAGACTTTCTGACTAACAACAGCCTGAAGATGGACCAGTACTGCAAGGAGAATGGATTTGTGGGCTGGTTTGAGACATCTGCTAAG GACAACATCAATATAAATGAAGCTGCCAACTTCCTTGTGAAACACATAATTGCCAGTGAAAATGATATCTTGAAATCAGTGGTTCCAGATACCATCTCTCCTCAACTTAGCTCTGATAAAGAAATCCCTTGTTCTGCATGTTTCAAACCCTGA
- the rab38b gene encoding ras-related protein Rab-38 isoform X1, giving the protein MSSAMHSNRKEHLYKILVIGDLGVGKTSIIKRYVHQTYSTNYRATIGVDFALKVLNWDSETVRLQLWDIAGQERFGNMTRVYYREAMGALIVFDVNRPTTFEAVSKWKEDLDSKLILSNGQSIATVLLANKCDQNRDFLTNNSLKMDQYCKENGFVGWFETSAKDNININEAANFLVKHIIASENDILKSVVPDTISPQLSSDKEIPCSACFKP; this is encoded by the exons ATGTCCTCAGCAATGCATAGCAATCGGAAAGAGCATTTGTACAAAATCCTTGTCATCGGTGATTTGGGAGTAGGGAAGACCAGCATCATCAAACGGTATGTGCATCAGACGTACTCCACTAACTACAGAGCGACCATCGGGGTGGATTTTGCGCTCAAAGTTCTCAACTGGGACTCAGAGACAGTCCGGCTGCAGCTGTGGGACATCGCAG GTCAGGAGCGGTTCGGGAACATGACGCGGGTTTATTACCGGGAGGCCATGGGGGCGTTGATTGTTTTTGATGTTAACAGACCCACCACGTTTGAGGCTGTCTCCAAATGGAAGGAGGATCTGGActcaaaattaatactttctAATGGCCAGAGTATCGCCACAGTGCTCCTGGCCAATAAGTGTGACCAAAATAGAGACTTTCTGACTAACAACAGCCTGAAGATGGACCAGTACTGCAAGGAGAATGGATTTGTGGGCTGGTTTGAGACATCTGCTAAG GACAACATCAATATAAATGAAGCTGCCAACTTCCTTGTGAAACACATAATTGCCAGTGAAAATGATATCTTGAAATCAGTGGTTCCAGATACCATCTCTCCTCAACTTAGCTCTGATAAAGAAATCCCTTGTTCTGCATGTTTCAAACCCTGA